From the Thamnophis elegans isolate rThaEle1 chromosome 11, rThaEle1.pri, whole genome shotgun sequence genome, one window contains:
- the LOC116514556 gene encoding ankyrin repeat and SOCS box protein 9-like — translation MDVEEEINGFCLFRSSGRVIYPRYLLNPLMGDFVSDWSPLHEASIHGRLLALKKLINQGASVNFRTSDCVSPLHEACLGGHAACVSVLLKHGANVNATTIDWNTPLFNACVSGSVDCLNLLLQHRASPHAVCDLASPIHEAAKRGHTKCVETLLANGVSIDHNIKHLGTPLYVACENQQLKCAKKLLEAGASANSGKGLDSPLHIAAQTANVDMVHLLIDFGANTRAVNAEGKKPIELVPANSALMQIFLQREGPFSLMQLCRLCIRSYLGVKKKKRISELMLPDELKKFLLYL, via the exons ATGGATGTGGAAGAAGAAATTAACGGGTTTTGCCTATTTCGAAGTTCAGGAAGGGTCATTTATCCACGTTATCTACTTAATCCACTGATGGGTG ATTTTGTCTCTGACTGGTCTCCTTTACATGAAGCATCCATTCATGGGAGGCTACTTGCTCTAAAGAAACTAATCAATCAG GGAGCTAGTGTGAATTTTAGAACATCAGATTGTGTGTCTCCTCTCCATGAAGCTTGCTTAGGAGGACATGCTGCATGTGTCAGTGTCTTATTAAAACATGGGGCCAAT GTAAATGCCACTACTATTGACTGGAACACACCCCTGTTCAATGCTTGTGTCAGTGGTAGTGTTGACTGCTTGAACCTGTTACTGCAACACAGAGCCAGCCCACATGCAGTTTGTGACCTGGCATCCCCCATCCATGAAGCTGCTAAAAGAG GTCATACCAAATGTGTGGAAACTCTTCTTGCCAATGGAGTCAGTATTGATCATAACATAAAGCATCTTGGAACTCCACTGTATGTCGCTTGTGAGAATCAACAGTTGAAATGTGCCAAAAAGTTACTTGAGGCAG GTGCAAGTGCAAATAGCGGAAAAGGCCTGGATTCTCCTCTCCACATAGCTGCTCAAACCGCCAATGTTGACATGGTCCATTTGCTCATTGACTTTGGAGCAAATACCAGGGCTGTTAATGCAGAAGGCAAAAAGCCAATAGAGCTGGTTCCAGCCAACAGTGCACTAATGCAGATATTTCTGCAGAGAGAAG GGCCATTCTCCTTGATGCAGTTATGTCGCCTGTGCATCCGGAGTTACTTGGgagtcaaaaagaaaaagagaattagTGAACTTATGTTACCAGATGAGCTAAAGAAGTTTCTTTTATATCTATAA